A window of Scomber scombrus chromosome 23, fScoSco1.1, whole genome shotgun sequence contains these coding sequences:
- the LOC134005457 gene encoding uncharacterized protein LOC134005457, which translates to MASPKVVFCLMCLSLGKIAQMTDLKFSSSVRQEKGFVSVNTGDSLTLQCFYEGDVARLYWYKQTLGQKPRLVSTFYKYERNGIFHDEFKNNPRFTLDTSLNKNQLKITDLQISDSATYYCASSYTFILEFEEGMIVSVKGSGFDIQALVHQSASESIQSGGSVTLNCTVHTGTCDDGEHSVYWFKNSEESHPGLIYTHGGRNNQTPTCVYNLPMKSLNLSHAGTYYCAVALCGHILFGDGTKLVVEREVDYFVLGNFWRGAFAVTTILVGVLGILVCVMNKRNLSPCDDAHRIISAASKRNAKDYQCGDNLHYFALMEIKINKARRQTDDTWSECVYFSVKQ; encoded by the exons ATGGCATCTCCaaaggttgttttttgtctgaTGTGTTTGTCCTTAGGGAAAATAG CTCAGATGACTGATCTGAAATTCTCCTCATCTGTTCGCCAAGAGAAAGGTTTTGTGTCTGTTAATACCGGGGACAGCTTGACGTTGCAATGTTTCTATGAAGGTGATGTTGCAAGGCTTTACTGGTATAAGCAGACACTAGGGCAGAAACCAAGGCTAGTCTCCACCTTCTATAAGTACGAAAGAAATGGCATTTTCCATGATGAATTTAAGAACAATCCACGCTTCACACTAGATACTAGCCTCAATAAAAATCAGTTGAAGATCACAGATTTGCAGATTTCAGACTCAGCTACTTACTACTGCGCAAGTAgctacacatttattttagaattTGAGGAGGGAATGATTGTCAGTGTAAAGGGTTCAGGTTTTGACATCCAAGCTTTGGTCCATCAGTCGGCATCTGAGAGCATCCAGTCAGGAGGTTCTGTGACTCTgaactgtacagtacacactgggACCTGTGATGATGGAGAACACAGTGTTTACTGGTTCAAAAACTCTGAAGAATCTCATCCAggactcatttacacacatggagGCAGGAATAATCAAACACCCACCTGTGTCTACAACTTGCCGATGAAGAGTCTGAATCTTTCTCATGCTGGGACCTACTACTGTGCTGTCGCCTTATGTGGACACATACTGTTTGGAGATGGGACCAAGTTGGTCGTTGAGC GTGAGGTGGATTATTTTGTCTTGGGGAATTTCTGGCGCGGGGCTTTCGCCGTCACCACCATCCTGGTTGGTGTACTGGGTATCTTAGTATGTGTGATGAACAAGAGAAACCTCTCTCCTTGTGATG ATGCTCATAGAATAATTTCAGCTGCCTCAAAAAGAAATGCAAAG GATTACCAATGTGGAGATAACCTCCATTACTTTGCTTTGATGGAGATCAAGATCAACAAAgcaagaagacagacagacgaCACCTGGAGTGAATGTGTGTACTTTAGTGTAAAACAGTAG
- the LOC134006245 gene encoding uncharacterized protein LOC134006245 codes for MTSPNLVLCLACLFLGEMAQATNEKSSSFHQESSFVSTNVGGSLTLQCFYKDDYGSRVYWYKQTLGQTPRLMSTLYVFSKNGTFHDEFKNNPRFKLDTTSGKNHLTITNLDISDSATYYCVSCYISILEFLVDTTIHVKGSALMHQSASESIQSGGSVTLNCTVHTGTCDDGEHSVYWFKYSEESHPGLIYTHGGRNDQCNTDTNTQTHTCVYNLPMKPLNPSHAGTYYCAVASCGQILFGDGTKLDFEHEVDSLVLVYFLSGALVFTTILSVLLAFSMYKMNKRNSCQSVPQHGFAAPSTADAEGSQDTDNLHYAVVSANAANRSRKARNNTNSECVYASVKM; via the exons ATGACATCTCCGAACCTTGTTCTGTGTCTGGCATGTCTGTTCTTGGGGGAAATGG CTCAAGCAACTAATGAGAAATCTTCCTCATTTCACCAAGAAAGCAGTTTTGTATCCACGAATGTTGGTGGAAGTTTGACTTTACAATGTTTCTACAAAGATGATTATGGATCAAGGGTTTACTGGTATAAGCAAACTCTCGGACAGACACCAAGGCTCATGTCCACCCTATATGTGTTTAGTAAAAATGGCACTTTTCATGATGAATTCAAGAATAATCCACGTTTCAAACTAGATACTACAAGTGGTAAAAATCACTTGACAATCACAAATTTGGACATTTCAGACTCAGCTACTTACTACTGTGTTAGTTGCTATATAAGCATTTTAGAATTTTTGGTGGACACTACTATCCATGTAAAGGGCTCAGCTTTGATGCATCAGTCAGCATCTGAGAGCATCCAGTCAGGAGGCTCTGTGACTCTgaactgtacagtacacactgggACCTGTGATGATGGAGAACACAGTGTTTACTGGTTCAAATACTCTGAAGAATCTCATCCAggactcatttacacacatggagGCAGGAATGATCAGTGTAATACggacaccaacacacaaacacacacctgtgtctaCAATTTGCCGATGAAGCCTCTGAATCCTTCTCATGCTGGGACCTACTACTGTGCTGTCGCCTCATGTGGACAGATACTGTTTGGAGACGGGACCAAGCTGGACTTTGAGC ATGAGGTAGACTCTCTTGTCTTGGTGTATTTCTTGAGTGGAGCTTTGGTGTTCACCACCATCCTCAGTGTTTTATTGGCTTTCTCAATGTACAAGATGAACAAGAGAAACAGCTGCCAGTCAG TGCCTCAACATGGATTTGCAGCTCCGTCCACAGCAGATGCAGAG GGTTCTCAAGACACAGACAACCTTCATTATGCTGTTGTAAGTGCCAACGCGGCAAACAGATCAAGAAAAGCGAGGAACAACACCAATAGTGAATGTGTGTACGCCAGTGTAAAGATGTAG
- the LOC134005760 gene encoding uncharacterized protein LOC134005760 → MTSPNLVLCLACLFLGKMAQATNDKTSSSQQESSFISANAGGSLTLQCFYKDDSATRLYWYKQTLGQKPRLMSTLYVFNRNGTFHDEFGHNPRFKLDTASGKNHLTISDLHFSDSATYYCARRASLMIEFVEGMTVSVKGSGLNIQALVHQSASESIQPGGSVTLNCTVHTGTCDDGEHSVYWFKNSEESHPGLIYTHGGRNDQCERNTNTQTHTCVYNLPMKSLNRSHAGTYYCAVASCGQILFGNGTKLDVCNEVDSLVLVYFLSGALAFTIILVVLLALSVCVIIKKNSCQCKESHARFSASSTTNAEGDQNEENIHYAALKKHKVSRSRRQKNSTDTECVYSSVKQ, encoded by the exons ATGACATCTCCGAACCTTGTTCTGTGTCTTGCATGTCTGTTCTTGGGGAAAATGG CTCAAGCAACTAATGACAAAACTTCCTCATCTCAACAAGAAAGTAGTTTTATATCCGCTAATGCTGGTGGAAGTTTGACTTTACAATGTTTCTACAAAGATGACTCTGCAACAAGGCTTTACTGGTATAAGCAAACTCTTGGACAGAAACCAAGGCTCATGTCCACCCTATATGTGTTTAATAGAAATGGTACTTTTCATGATGAATTTGGACACAATCCACGCTTCAAATTGGATACTGCAAGTGGTAAAAATCACTTGACGATCTCAGATTTGCACTTCTCAGACTCAGCTACTTACTACTGCGCAAGAAGGGCTTCATTAATGATCGAATTTGTAGAGGGCATGACTGTAAGTGTAAAGGGTTCAGGTTTAAACATCCAAGCTTTGGTCCATCAGTCGGCATCTGAGAGCATCCAGCCAGGAGGCTCTGTGACTCTgaactgtacagtacacactgggACCTGTGATGATGGAGAACACAGTGTTTACTGGTTCAAAAACTCTGAAGAATCTCATCCAggactcatttacacacatggagGCAGGAATGATCAGTGTGAGAggaacaccaacacacaaacacacacctgtgtctaCAACTTGCCGATGAAGAGTCTGAATCGTTCTCATGCTGGGACCTACTACTGTGCTGTCGCCTCATGTGGACAGATACTGTTTGGAAACGGGACCAAGCTGGATGTTTGCA ATGAGGTGGACTCTCTTGTCTTGGTGTATTTCTTGAGTGGAGCTTTAGCGTTCACCATCATCCTGGTTGTTTTACTGGCTTTGTCAGTTTGTGTTATCAtcaaaaaaaacagctgccagTGCAAAG AGTCTCATGCAAGATTTTCAGCTTCATCAACCACAAATGCAgag ggtgaccaaaatgaagaaaacatccATTACGCAGCCTTAAAGAAACACAAGGTCAGCAGATCTAGAAGACAGAAGAACAGCACCGACACTGAATGTGTGTACTCAAGTGTAAAGCAGTAA
- the LOC134005458 gene encoding immunoglobulin kappa light chain-like — protein sequence MTSPKLVCYLTCLFLGKIAQMTDLKFSSSVRQDKGFLSVNTGDSLTLQCFYEGDVAARFYWYKQTPGQIPRLISTFYKYERNGTFHNELKNSPRFTLDTETGRNHLKITDLQISDSAIYFCASSYSYKFEFAEGITVNVKGSGLNIQALVHQSASESIQPGGSVTLNCTVHTGTCDDGEYSVYWFKNSEESHPGLIYTHGGRNDQCERNTNTQTHTCVYNLPMKSLNLSHAGTYYCAVTSCGQILFGDGTKLDVEHEVDSLVLVYFLSGALAFTTILVVLLALSVCVIFKRNSCQCKESNARFSASSATNAKGHQNEENIHYAALKEHKVNRSRKQKNSTDTECVYSSVKQ from the exons ATGACATCTCCAAAGTTGGTTTGCTATCTGACATGTCTGTTCTTGGGGAAAATAG CTCAGATGACTGATCTGAAATTCTCCTCATCTGTCCGTCAAGACAAAGGTTTTCTGTCTGTTAATACCGGGGACAGCTTGACGTTGCAATGTTTCTATGAAGGTGATGTTGCAGCAAGGTTTTACTGGTATAAGCAAACTCCAGGACAGATCCCAAGGCTCATCTCTACCTTTTACAAGTATGAAAGAAATGGTACTTTTCATAATGAATTGAAGAACAGTCCACGTTTCACATTGGATACTGAAACTGGTAGAAATCACTTGAAGATCACAGATTTGCAGATTTCAGACTCAGCTATTTACTTCTGTGCCAGCAGCTATTCATACAAGTTTGAATTTGCAGAGGGCATAACAGTCAATGTTAAGGGTTCAGGTTTAAACATCCAAGCTTTGGTGCATCAGTCGGCATCTGAGAGCATCCAGCCAGGAGGCTCTGTGACTCTgaactgtacagtacacactgggACCTGTGATGATGGAGAATACAGTGTTTACTGGTTCAAAAACTCTGAAGAATCTCATCCAggactcatttacacacatggagGCAGGAATGATCAGTGTGAGAggaacaccaacacacaaacacacacgtgtGTCTACAACTTACCGATGAAGAGTCTGAATCTTTCTCATGCTGGGACCTACTACTGTGCTGTCACCTCATGTGGACAGATACTGTTTGGAGACGGGACCAAGCTGGACGTTGAGC ATGAGGTGGACTCTCTTGTCTTGGTGTATTTCTTGAGTGGAGCTTTAGCGTTCACCACCATCCTGGTTGTTTTACTGGCTTTGTCAGTTTGTGTTATCTTTAAAAGAAACAGCTGCCAGTGCAAAG AGTCTAATGCGAGATTTTCAGCTTCCTCAGCAACAAATGCAAAG GGTCaccaaaatgaagaaaacatccATTACGCAGCTTTAAAGGAACACAAGGTCAACAGATCTAGAAAACAGAAGAACAGCACCGACACTGAATGTGTTTACTCAAGTGTAAAGCAGTAG